In Devosia sp. 1566, a single genomic region encodes these proteins:
- a CDS encoding DNA translocase FtsK — protein MPSHPTPMLDEIRSVPQRGTRAAAKPAPAAVSAIAIRIPVRLVGLLGLVLVAVCLVAMASWSVDDPSFTYATTKPAANWLGFPGAVIADTLFQMLGLAGPVLLVPPALWFWAMSRRRLPTRFGLRATSWIGATILVAGVLAFVPMPATWPLPTGLGGIVGTGFTVLATLVGGAQPQPLTAALFAVILAAPAIALFWIGMGLGTARSTAPGKPAKAAGRAEPEPRDARDADEERETNPLVDVALGAMVHLGYSLRTAFRRARANHAEKRAADNAPYRDDEFEPSLDGRGAPQLERLEPAVVAEPRRIHSRTMPEPSFAPEAPVSARINARPSYDETELDYPDDAEDDDIPFVPEPPAPAVVNHRQQGDSRFHPVNPAAPRVAAPAPAPVQGTRVAREAQPSFLDEPGAFELPPLSLLAEPKHKGPSPEHAPERLEEMARQLEGVLEDFGVKGDIINVRPGPVVTLFELEPAPGIKSSRVISLADDIARSMSAISARVAVVPGRNAIGIELPNQMRETVYFREMLASSDFEKMKGKLPICLGKTIGGEPVIADLARMPHLLIAGTTGSGKSVGINTFILSLLYQMTPEQCRMIMIDPKMLELSIYDGIPHLLTPVVTDPNKAVVALKWAVREMEDRYRKMSKIGVRNIDGFNQRVTESKARGEVITRTVQTGFDRETGEAIFESEEFDLEPLPYIVVIVDEMADLMMVAGKDIEGAIQRLAQMARAAGIHIITATQRPSVDVITGTIKANFPTRISFMVTSKIDSRTILGEQGAEQLLGNGDMLYMASGGRTKRLHGPFVADSEVEAVVKHLKAQGAPDYLDSITADEDEDGGSAADFGGADDSGGSGDELYDKAVQIVLTDKKASTSYVQRRLAIGYNKAATLIERMEREGVISQANHAGKREILVGNNADGY, from the coding sequence ATGCCATCACACCCCACGCCAATGCTCGACGAGATTCGCTCGGTGCCACAACGCGGCACCCGGGCCGCAGCCAAGCCAGCGCCTGCTGCCGTGAGCGCCATTGCCATTCGCATCCCGGTGCGCCTTGTGGGATTGCTGGGCCTGGTTTTGGTAGCGGTGTGCCTGGTCGCCATGGCCTCCTGGTCGGTGGATGACCCAAGCTTCACCTATGCCACGACCAAGCCCGCCGCCAATTGGCTGGGTTTTCCCGGTGCGGTGATTGCCGATACGCTGTTTCAGATGCTGGGCCTGGCCGGGCCCGTGCTGCTGGTGCCGCCGGCCCTGTGGTTCTGGGCCATGTCGCGCCGCCGCCTGCCCACCCGCTTTGGCCTCCGAGCCACGAGCTGGATCGGGGCAACCATTCTTGTGGCCGGCGTGCTGGCCTTTGTGCCTATGCCCGCCACCTGGCCGCTGCCGACCGGGCTTGGCGGCATTGTCGGCACCGGCTTTACCGTGCTCGCGACCCTGGTCGGGGGCGCCCAGCCGCAGCCGCTGACGGCCGCGCTGTTTGCCGTCATTCTCGCGGCTCCCGCGATTGCCCTTTTTTGGATCGGCATGGGGTTGGGTACCGCCCGTTCAACGGCCCCGGGCAAGCCGGCCAAGGCCGCTGGCCGGGCCGAGCCCGAGCCACGCGACGCGCGTGACGCCGACGAGGAACGCGAAACCAATCCGCTGGTGGACGTGGCGCTCGGCGCCATGGTGCATCTGGGCTACTCCCTGCGTACCGCCTTCCGCCGCGCCCGCGCCAATCACGCCGAAAAACGCGCTGCCGACAACGCGCCCTATCGCGATGACGAATTCGAGCCCAGCCTGGATGGTCGTGGCGCGCCCCAGTTGGAGCGCCTCGAGCCTGCAGTGGTGGCCGAGCCGCGCCGCATTCATTCGCGCACCATGCCTGAGCCCAGCTTTGCGCCTGAAGCGCCGGTGTCCGCGCGCATCAATGCCCGCCCGAGCTATGACGAAACCGAGCTCGATTATCCCGATGATGCCGAAGACGACGACATCCCCTTTGTGCCCGAGCCCCCGGCCCCCGCCGTGGTCAATCACCGCCAGCAGGGCGATTCCCGCTTCCATCCGGTCAATCCCGCGGCACCCCGCGTCGCGGCGCCAGCGCCTGCCCCGGTGCAGGGCACCCGTGTCGCGCGCGAGGCCCAGCCCTCGTTCCTCGACGAGCCCGGCGCGTTTGAGCTGCCGCCGCTGAGCCTTCTGGCCGAACCCAAGCACAAGGGCCCTTCGCCCGAGCATGCCCCCGAGCGGCTCGAGGAAATGGCGCGCCAGCTCGAAGGCGTGCTGGAAGACTTCGGCGTCAAGGGCGACATCATCAATGTGCGTCCGGGCCCGGTCGTCACCTTGTTCGAGCTCGAGCCGGCGCCCGGTATCAAGTCGAGCCGCGTGATCTCGCTGGCCGATGATATTGCGCGCTCCATGTCGGCGATCTCCGCCCGTGTGGCGGTGGTGCCCGGCCGTAATGCCATCGGCATCGAGCTGCCCAACCAGATGCGCGAAACCGTGTATTTCCGCGAAATGCTGGCCTCGTCCGACTTCGAGAAGATGAAGGGCAAGCTGCCCATTTGCCTGGGCAAAACCATTGGCGGCGAGCCTGTGATCGCCGATCTCGCGCGCATGCCCCACCTGCTGATCGCCGGCACCACCGGTTCGGGTAAATCGGTGGGTATCAACACCTTCATCCTGTCGCTGCTCTACCAGATGACGCCCGAGCAGTGCCGCATGATCATGATCGATCCCAAGATGCTCGAATTGAGCATCTATGACGGCATTCCTCATCTGCTGACCCCCGTGGTCACCGACCCCAACAAGGCCGTGGTGGCGCTCAAATGGGCGGTGCGCGAGATGGAAGATCGCTATCGCAAGATGAGCAAGATCGGCGTGCGCAATATCGATGGCTTCAACCAGCGCGTCACCGAATCCAAGGCGCGTGGCGAAGTGATCACCCGCACCGTGCAGACCGGGTTTGACCGCGAGACGGGCGAAGCGATCTTTGAGAGCGAAGAGTTCGATCTCGAGCCCTTGCCCTATATCGTCGTCATCGTCGACGAAATGGCTGACCTGATGATGGTGGCGGGCAAGGACATCGAAGGCGCCATCCAGCGCCTGGCGCAAATGGCGCGCGCGGCCGGCATCCACATCATCACCGCCACCCAGCGCCCGTCGGTGGACGTGATCACCGGCACGATCAAGGCCAACTTCCCCACCCGTATCTCGTTCATGGTGACGTCGAAAATCGACTCCCGTACCATTCTGGGCGAGCAGGGCGCCGAGCAACTGCTGGGCAATGGCGACATGCTTTACATGGCCTCCGGTGGCCGCACCAAGCGCCTGCACGGCCCCTTTGTGGCGGACTCCGAAGTCGAGGCAGTGGTCAAGCACCTCAAGGCGCAGGGTGCGCCCGATTATCTCGACTCCATCACCGCCGATGAAGACGAGGATGGTGGCTCGGCCGCTGATTTCGGCGGTGCCGATGACAGCGGCGGCTCGGGCGACGAGCTTTATGACAAGGCCGTCCAGATCGTGCTCACCGACAAGAAGGCCTCGACCTCCTATGTGCAGCGGCGCCTTGCCATCGGCTACAACAAGGCGGCGACCCTGATTGAGCGCATGGAGCGCGAAGGGGTGATCTCGCAGGCCAACCATGCCGGCAAGCGCGAAATCCTCGTCGGCAACAACGCTGACGGCTATTAA
- a CDS encoding outer membrane lipoprotein carrier protein LolA: MLRRDALLLGLSAVLATTLPSLALDRALSAEEQQLIADIGAHNSAIRSMAGRFLQIDTNGGRSEGTFFLERPDKVRFRYNPPSREEIVSVGRGFYVLNRKEETYYAYPQDTIPLRQFLGDKIDLLNANVVDVTTSDGYMSITVIDETVAGTVQVSLIFDTSTLDLSQWSLVEPSGAELTFSLYDVEKNVEIPRAYFSIPSTYSAQQPK, from the coding sequence ATGTTACGCCGCGACGCTCTGCTGCTTGGCCTTTCGGCCGTTCTCGCCACCACGCTGCCCAGCTTGGCGCTGGACCGGGCCCTTTCGGCCGAAGAGCAGCAGTTGATCGCCGATATCGGCGCCCATAATTCGGCAATCCGCTCCATGGCGGGCCGGTTCCTGCAGATCGACACCAATGGCGGGCGCAGCGAAGGCACGTTCTTCCTTGAGCGCCCCGACAAGGTGCGCTTCCGCTATAATCCCCCCAGCCGCGAAGAGATCGTTTCGGTGGGGCGGGGCTTTTACGTGCTCAACCGCAAGGAAGAGACCTATTACGCCTATCCCCAGGACACGATCCCGCTGCGCCAGTTTTTGGGCGACAAGATCGACCTGCTCAATGCCAATGTGGTCGATGTGACCACCTCGGACGGCTATATGTCGATCACCGTGATCGACGAGACCGTGGCGGGCACGGTGCAGGTCTCGCTGATCTTTGACACCTCGACGCTGGATCTGAGCCAATGGAGCCTGGTCGAGCCCAGCGGGGCGGAGCTGACCTTTTCGCTCTATGACGTGGAAAAGAACGTCGAGATCCCGCGCGCCTATTTCTCCATTCCATCGACCTATTCGGCCCAGCAGCCGAAATAA